In the genome of Halobacterium noricense, one region contains:
- a CDS encoding cystathionine gamma-synthase, which yields MSDDDEHFETRAIHAGQEPDEETGALMTPIYANSTYKQDAPGEHRGYEYSRTGNPTRTDLEANLASLEGGDYGRCFASGMAAINTVLNLLEAGDHVVAGNDVYGGTHRIFTQVYEEYDLEFDFVDTTDHDEVRDAMRESTELVWVETPTNPLMNVNDIGALADVAHDYDALCAVDNTFATPYLQRPLDFGADVVCHSLTKYLGGHSDLVAGALITDDEALDERLAFYQNSVGATPSAFDCFLVLRGTKSLGVRMDRHCENAQELAEWLDAHDHVEHVFYPGLESHPDHDLAAEQMDGFGGMLSFELDASLDEASDFVGETEVFTLAESLGGVESLIEQPAAMTHAAIPKEEREAAGLTDPLIRASIGIEHVDDLKSDLQQAMDAVF from the coding sequence ATGAGCGACGACGACGAGCACTTCGAGACGCGAGCCATCCACGCCGGGCAGGAACCCGACGAGGAGACGGGCGCGCTGATGACGCCGATTTACGCGAACTCCACGTACAAACAGGACGCGCCCGGCGAGCACCGCGGCTACGAGTACTCCCGCACCGGGAACCCGACGCGAACCGACCTCGAAGCGAACCTCGCGAGCCTGGAGGGCGGCGACTACGGCCGGTGTTTCGCCTCGGGGATGGCCGCCATTAACACCGTGCTGAACCTCCTCGAAGCCGGCGACCACGTCGTCGCGGGCAACGACGTCTACGGCGGCACGCACCGCATCTTCACGCAGGTCTACGAGGAGTACGACCTCGAATTCGACTTCGTGGACACCACCGACCACGACGAGGTTCGGGACGCGATGCGCGAGTCGACGGAGCTCGTCTGGGTGGAGACGCCGACGAACCCGCTGATGAACGTCAACGACATCGGCGCACTCGCCGACGTGGCCCACGACTACGACGCGCTGTGCGCCGTCGACAACACGTTCGCGACGCCGTACCTCCAGCGGCCGCTCGATTTCGGCGCGGACGTCGTCTGCCACAGCCTCACGAAGTACCTCGGCGGGCACTCCGATTTGGTTGCGGGCGCACTGATTACGGACGACGAGGCCCTCGACGAGCGCCTCGCGTTCTACCAGAACTCCGTCGGCGCGACGCCGAGCGCGTTCGACTGCTTCCTCGTGCTGCGCGGGACGAAGAGCCTCGGCGTGCGCATGGACCGCCACTGCGAGAACGCGCAGGAACTCGCGGAGTGGCTGGACGCCCACGACCACGTCGAACACGTCTTCTACCCCGGACTCGAGAGCCACCCGGACCACGACCTCGCGGCCGAGCAGATGGACGGCTTCGGCGGAATGCTCTCGTTCGAACTGGACGCCAGCCTCGACGAGGCCAGCGACTTCGTCGGCGAGACCGAGGTGTTCACGCTCGCGGAGTCGCTGGGCGGCGTCGAGTCGCTCATCGAGCAGCCCGCCGCGATGACCCACGCCGCCATCCCGAAAGAAGAGCGAGAGGCCGCGGGGCTGACGGACCCGCTCATCCGCGCGAGCATCGGCATCGAGCACGTCGACGACCTGAAGTCGGACCTCCAGCAGGCGATGGACGCCGTCTTCTAA
- a CDS encoding elongation factor 1-beta produces the protein MGKVAAVLKVMPQSPDIDLDDLQDRLSESLPEGAKINGVETEEVAFGLTALLTTVIVPDDAGGTEAVEEAFSNVDDVESVAVEEVGRI, from the coding sequence ATGGGGAAAGTCGCCGCCGTCCTCAAGGTCATGCCGCAGAGTCCCGACATCGACCTCGACGACCTGCAGGACCGCCTCTCGGAATCCCTCCCCGAAGGCGCGAAAATCAACGGCGTCGAAACCGAGGAAGTCGCGTTCGGCCTCACCGCGCTCCTGACGACGGTCATCGTCCCCGACGACGCCGGCGGCACGGAAGCCGTCGAAGAAGCCTTCTCCAACGTCGACGACGTCGAGAGCGTCGCCGTCGAAGAAGTCGGTCGGATATAG
- a CDS encoding HVO_2753 family zinc finger protein — protein sequence MSETEAKRARKCVSCGINISGTTAAAFKCPDCGQQIYRCAKCRKQSNLYECPDCGFRGP from the coding sequence ATGAGCGAAACCGAAGCCAAACGGGCGCGCAAATGCGTCTCCTGTGGCATCAACATCTCCGGCACCACCGCCGCCGCGTTCAAATGCCCGGACTGCGGCCAGCAGATTTACCGCTGCGCGAAGTGCCGCAAGCAGAGCAACCTCTACGAGTGCCCCGACTGCGGGTTCCGGGGGCCGTAA
- a CDS encoding DUF2391 family protein has translation MSAPPRPPESQRDFSDLFDELEDLDDHVEDDEARAQLREVKELATDMQPEGSFGRVVYGFDANDLAEAFLGSLLFGIPMAVEGGTNEAGEFLAGHLPLLVGSAAATVVIVYGLLYVAQFQDVRVADPILGVIPRRLVGVLGASTVTAILLLTAWGRVSWTDPTLAASTVVVALLPMAIGAALGDILPGS, from the coding sequence ATGAGCGCGCCACCGCGACCGCCCGAGAGCCAGCGGGACTTCTCGGACCTCTTCGACGAACTCGAAGACCTCGACGACCACGTCGAGGACGACGAAGCCCGCGCACAGCTCCGGGAGGTGAAGGAGCTCGCGACCGACATGCAGCCCGAGGGTTCGTTCGGCCGCGTCGTCTACGGCTTCGACGCCAACGACCTCGCGGAGGCCTTCCTCGGAAGCCTCCTGTTCGGCATCCCGATGGCCGTCGAAGGCGGCACCAACGAAGCCGGCGAGTTCCTCGCCGGCCACCTCCCGCTGCTCGTCGGTAGCGCCGCCGCCACCGTCGTCATCGTCTACGGCCTGCTGTACGTCGCGCAGTTCCAGGACGTCCGCGTCGCGGACCCGATTCTCGGCGTGATTCCGCGCCGCCTCGTCGGCGTGCTCGGCGCGTCCACCGTCACCGCGATACTGCTGTTGACCGCGTGGGGTCGCGTCTCGTGGACGGACCCGACGCTCGCCGCGTCCACCGTCGTCGTCGCGCTCCTCCCGATGGCTATCGGCGCTGCGCTCGGCGACATCCTCCCCGGGAGCTAG
- a CDS encoding NOP5/NOP56 family protein, which produces MTEQGWFVGVESRDAAAMGEAVREGEADAPADWPEQAVDAGFADDTDEYYELLHGATLAGTRAAVRERERADDQQLIHAVRAAADLADAANELAERGTEWAGSVFGDVDSGIEGARDVAERDSGNATEERAVALCERVADLADERDDVREYVERQAPTVAPNLSNLAGPMLAARLIALAGGLDDLAKQPSGTVQVLGAEDALFAHLRGHAPSPKHGAIYTHDYVRNTHPENRGSGARALAGKLSIAARIDHYSGDLRPELREELDERIERIRARDTE; this is translated from the coding sequence ATGACTGAACAGGGGTGGTTCGTCGGCGTGGAGTCCCGCGACGCCGCCGCGATGGGCGAGGCCGTCCGCGAGGGCGAAGCCGACGCGCCCGCGGACTGGCCCGAGCAGGCCGTCGACGCGGGGTTTGCCGACGACACCGACGAGTACTACGAGCTGCTGCACGGCGCGACGCTCGCGGGGACGCGAGCTGCCGTCCGCGAGCGCGAGCGCGCCGACGACCAACAACTGATTCACGCGGTGCGCGCGGCCGCGGACCTCGCGGACGCCGCGAACGAACTCGCCGAACGCGGCACCGAGTGGGCGGGCAGCGTCTTCGGGGACGTGGACAGCGGCATCGAGGGCGCGCGCGACGTGGCCGAGCGCGACTCCGGGAACGCCACCGAGGAGCGCGCAGTCGCGCTCTGCGAGCGCGTCGCCGACCTCGCCGACGAGCGCGACGACGTCCGCGAGTACGTCGAGCGGCAGGCCCCGACGGTCGCGCCGAACCTCTCGAACCTCGCAGGACCGATGCTCGCCGCGCGGCTCATCGCGCTGGCGGGCGGGCTCGACGACCTCGCGAAACAACCCAGCGGCACCGTGCAAGTGCTGGGCGCGGAGGACGCGCTGTTCGCACACCTCCGTGGGCACGCGCCGTCGCCGAAGCACGGCGCAATCTACACGCACGACTACGTGCGCAACACCCACCCCGAGAACCGGGGGTCGGGAGCGCGCGCGCTCGCCGGGAAGCTCTCCATCGCTGCGCGCATCGACCACTACTCGGGGGACCTGCGGCCCGAGTTGCGGGAGGAACTAGACGAACGCATCGAGCGCATCCGCGCTCGTGATACGGAATGA
- a CDS encoding fibrillarin-like rRNA/tRNA 2'-O-methyltransferase, whose translation MSLPDGVQRRTFDIRKTTASSSATHQKATRSGDSEDVLATRGEPVYGEPVVEGWRRWDAYRSKLGATFEHGLDTGLSGGDSVLYLGAANGTTVSHVADFAGPTYAVEFAPRPVRDLLDVAEDRGNLFPLLKDARKPETYAHVVEAELDAIVQDVATRGQADVALSNRQFLAEDGRFVGAIKARSEDVTREPEAVFEDVLDRLRDGYEVLETERLEPYHDDHLAVVATPK comes from the coding sequence ATGAGTCTCCCCGACGGCGTCCAGCGTCGCACGTTCGACATTCGGAAGACGACCGCGTCGTCTTCCGCAACCCACCAGAAAGCAACGCGTTCTGGGGACAGTGAAGACGTACTCGCGACGCGGGGCGAACCAGTGTACGGCGAACCCGTTGTCGAGGGCTGGCGGCGCTGGGACGCGTACCGCTCGAAACTCGGTGCGACGTTCGAGCACGGTCTCGACACGGGCCTGTCGGGCGGCGACAGCGTGCTCTACCTGGGCGCGGCGAACGGCACGACGGTCAGTCACGTCGCGGACTTCGCGGGGCCGACGTACGCCGTCGAGTTCGCGCCCCGGCCCGTCCGCGACCTGCTCGACGTCGCCGAGGACCGCGGGAATCTCTTCCCGCTGCTGAAGGACGCGCGCAAGCCCGAGACGTACGCCCACGTCGTCGAAGCGGAGTTGGACGCCATCGTGCAGGACGTGGCGACGCGCGGGCAGGCCGACGTCGCGCTGTCGAACCGCCAGTTCCTCGCCGAGGACGGCCGGTTCGTCGGTGCCATCAAGGCGCGCAGCGAGGACGTCACGCGCGAGCCCGAGGCCGTGTTCGAGGACGTGCTCGACCGGCTTCGCGACGGCTACGAAGTGCTCGAGACCGAACGACTGGAGCCATACCACGACGACCACCTCGCAGTCGTCGCGACGCCGAAATAG
- a CDS encoding glutamate--cysteine ligase, with translation MDVGSPEAFAELGTLGVEEEFFVVGEDGVPTAGTDQLVYEAEPPELLEGRLDHELFKFVVETQTPKLDGPGDAAEAVRDVRAALVAHAEANGYRIAAAGLHPGARWREHEHAEKPRYRSQLERIQYPQHRNTTAGLHVHVGVDDADKAVWVANQLRWHVPVMLALSANSPFWNGFDTGLASARAKIFEALPNTGIPTEFDSYADFDRFERLMVENGAIEDRGELWYDVRPHSGHGTVEVRAPDGQADPEKVQAFTEYTHALVVDYAKRYEDAADPAVTDVFGDGDPSGALRREVLDENKWRATRHGHDASFVRRDASGEVSLGEVVDRECERLGVSGIRDVYDAESGASAQRRVLDEAGEAALYESLVL, from the coding sequence ATGGACGTGGGTTCGCCGGAGGCGTTCGCGGAGCTGGGGACGCTCGGCGTCGAGGAGGAGTTCTTCGTCGTCGGTGAGGACGGCGTCCCGACAGCCGGGACCGACCAGTTAGTCTACGAGGCCGAGCCGCCGGAGCTGCTGGAGGGGCGGCTCGACCACGAGCTGTTCAAGTTCGTCGTGGAGACGCAGACGCCGAAGCTCGACGGGCCGGGCGACGCCGCCGAGGCGGTCCGTGACGTCCGGGCGGCGCTGGTCGCGCACGCCGAGGCGAACGGCTACCGCATCGCGGCCGCGGGCCTCCACCCGGGGGCGCGCTGGCGCGAACACGAGCACGCCGAGAAGCCGCGCTATCGCTCCCAGCTCGAACGCATCCAGTACCCACAGCACCGGAACACGACCGCCGGCCTGCACGTCCACGTCGGCGTGGACGACGCGGACAAAGCGGTCTGGGTGGCGAACCAGTTGCGCTGGCACGTCCCCGTGATGCTGGCGCTGTCGGCGAACTCGCCGTTCTGGAACGGCTTCGACACGGGGCTGGCGTCGGCACGCGCGAAAATCTTCGAGGCACTGCCCAACACCGGAATTCCCACCGAATTCGACTCCTACGCGGACTTCGACCGGTTCGAGCGCCTGATGGTCGAGAACGGCGCTATCGAGGACCGCGGCGAACTCTGGTACGACGTGCGTCCGCACTCCGGTCACGGCACCGTCGAGGTGCGCGCGCCGGACGGGCAGGCCGACCCCGAGAAGGTGCAGGCGTTCACGGAGTACACGCACGCGCTCGTCGTGGACTACGCGAAGCGCTACGAGGACGCCGCCGACCCCGCGGTCACGGACGTTTTCGGGGACGGCGACCCGAGCGGCGCGCTCCGCCGCGAAGTGCTGGACGAGAACAAGTGGCGGGCGACTCGCCACGGCCACGACGCGTCGTTCGTTCGACGGGACGCCAGCGGCGAGGTGTCGCTGGGCGAGGTCGTCGACCGCGAGTGTGAGCGGCTCGGTGTCTCGGGCATCCGGGACGTCTACGACGCTGAGTCGGGCGCGAGCGCGCAGCGCCGGGTGCTCGACGAAGCGGGCGAAGCGGCGCTGTACGAGTCGCTGGTCCTGTAG
- a CDS encoding winged helix-turn-helix domain-containing protein, producing MSEDTTDETAGENQSPRDRLGEEKERAVAGFDQGVVDILSWVLDTETRARIFVYLRQHPWSTSEEVADGTGLYPSTVREALAELTEEDVVERRKRQSEGAGNNPYEYTAIAPSDLVGGVVGRVQNELNTVFNLDAHLGNEDAETTDEPVRIEVEAADDTDEDEQRS from the coding sequence ATGTCCGAGGACACTACCGACGAGACAGCGGGGGAGAACCAGTCGCCACGGGACCGGCTCGGGGAGGAGAAAGAGCGCGCCGTCGCGGGCTTCGACCAGGGAGTCGTCGACATCCTGTCGTGGGTGCTCGACACCGAGACGCGCGCCCGCATCTTCGTCTACCTCCGCCAGCACCCGTGGAGCACGAGCGAAGAAGTCGCCGACGGCACCGGTCTCTACCCGTCGACGGTCCGCGAAGCGCTCGCGGAACTCACCGAGGAGGATGTCGTCGAGCGCCGCAAGCGACAGAGCGAGGGCGCGGGCAACAACCCCTACGAGTACACCGCCATCGCGCCGAGCGACCTCGTCGGCGGCGTCGTCGGTCGCGTCCAGAACGAACTCAACACCGTGTTCAACCTCGACGCGCACCTCGGCAACGAGGACGCCGAGACCACCGACGAGCCGGTCCGCATCGAAGTCGAGGCGGCCGACGACACCGACGAAGACGAACAGCGCTCCTGA
- a CDS encoding phosphopantetheine adenylyltransferase: protein MNVALGGTFDPIHDGHRKLFERAFELGDVTVGLTSDELAAQTRSVDREVRPFEERERDLDAELDAIADDYDSEFEIRNLEAPTGIATEPEFDVLVVSPETKATGERINDIRAERGLDPLDIEVVDHVRAEDGDIISSTRIVQGKIDEHGNLTPERDGR, encoded by the coding sequence ATGAACGTCGCCCTCGGTGGGACGTTCGACCCGATTCACGACGGCCACCGCAAGCTCTTCGAGCGCGCGTTCGAGCTCGGGGACGTCACCGTCGGGTTGACCAGCGACGAACTCGCCGCACAGACGCGCAGCGTCGACCGCGAGGTCCGCCCGTTCGAGGAGCGCGAGCGCGACCTCGACGCCGAACTCGACGCCATCGCCGACGACTACGACAGCGAGTTCGAGATCCGGAACCTCGAAGCACCGACCGGTATCGCCACCGAACCCGAGTTCGACGTGCTCGTGGTCTCCCCGGAGACGAAGGCCACGGGCGAGCGCATCAACGACATCCGCGCGGAGCGCGGGCTCGACCCGCTCGACATCGAGGTCGTCGACCACGTCCGCGCCGAGGACGGCGACATCATCTCCTCGACGCGCATCGTGCAGGGCAAAATCGACGAACACGGCAACCTCACGCCCGAACGCGACGGTCGCTAG
- a CDS encoding transcription initiation factor IIB family protein: protein MYRAGDEFDQQRWLDDLDSVAGELQLDAEAKTTAKDLFLSAVPGEERSKPAVVAASVYAGALIAGDQRSQTAVADAADVSRLAIQQRWKELLEEAGFHAPSW, encoded by the coding sequence ATGTACCGGGCGGGCGACGAGTTCGACCAACAACGGTGGCTCGACGACCTCGACAGCGTCGCTGGCGAGCTCCAGTTGGATGCGGAAGCGAAAACGACCGCGAAGGACCTTTTCCTGTCGGCGGTACCGGGCGAGGAACGGTCGAAGCCCGCGGTCGTCGCGGCCAGCGTCTACGCGGGCGCGCTCATCGCTGGCGACCAGCGCTCACAGACCGCGGTCGCGGACGCCGCGGACGTCTCACGGCTCGCCATCCAGCAGCGCTGGAAGGAACTCCTGGAGGAAGCCGGCTTCCACGCGCCGTCCTGGTAG
- a CDS encoding tyrosine-type recombinase/integrase, with amino-acid sequence MNDDLETTLKDCSVISNSQLADDRHIRIVPESPASKLTDQQFVDYHEYRKSFLSYLLNVGKNEDKAEGYSPYTVYADSYRQVRFDEWVWNQADQYKVPPTQKDASAYLEHIAFSDKSQTCKGKIQEALLRYSKWLQHKYGQNAWEFEWSFDGSGQSSAQPQDFLSVDERRKIRQAALNEGSIPARSGLTANERKEWAGYIAQLLDKPIDDVTTEDWDDIDGWKVTSIVWTSLDAGLRPVEVARARTSWVDTANDVLRIPRDESSKNEGNWTVSLTERTSTALDRWLTEREMYDRYDDTDALWLTYRGNPYSSQSLRRLLRRLCEDAGIEVENRSMSWYSIRHSVGTYMTKERDLAATKAQLRHKSAKTTMKYDQVPVEDRQDALDKMG; translated from the coding sequence ATGAATGACGATCTCGAAACGACGCTGAAGGACTGTTCCGTAATTTCAAATAGCCAGTTGGCTGATGATAGGCACATTCGCATCGTTCCGGAATCGCCAGCAAGCAAGCTGACCGACCAGCAATTCGTCGACTATCACGAATATAGAAAGAGTTTCCTGTCATACCTGTTGAACGTCGGCAAGAACGAAGATAAAGCCGAAGGGTACTCGCCCTACACCGTTTACGCCGACAGCTACAGGCAAGTCCGCTTCGATGAATGGGTCTGGAATCAAGCCGATCAATACAAAGTACCACCCACACAGAAGGACGCGAGCGCGTACCTCGAGCATATCGCGTTCAGCGACAAGTCCCAGACGTGCAAAGGCAAAATCCAGGAAGCTCTCCTTCGATACTCCAAATGGCTCCAGCACAAGTACGGCCAGAACGCCTGGGAGTTCGAGTGGTCGTTCGACGGGAGCGGCCAGAGTAGCGCCCAACCACAAGACTTCCTGAGCGTCGACGAACGCCGGAAAATCCGTCAGGCCGCCCTCAACGAAGGGTCAATCCCCGCACGAAGCGGCCTCACCGCGAACGAACGCAAGGAGTGGGCGGGCTACATCGCCCAACTCCTCGACAAACCCATCGACGACGTCACCACGGAGGACTGGGACGACATCGACGGCTGGAAAGTCACCTCCATCGTCTGGACCAGCCTCGACGCCGGCCTCCGGCCAGTCGAGGTCGCCCGCGCCCGCACCTCCTGGGTGGACACCGCCAACGACGTCCTCCGCATCCCGAGAGACGAGTCCAGCAAGAACGAGGGGAACTGGACAGTGAGCCTCACGGAACGCACGTCAACGGCGCTCGACCGGTGGCTGACCGAACGCGAGATGTACGACCGCTACGACGACACCGATGCGCTCTGGCTCACGTACCGTGGGAATCCGTACAGCTCCCAGAGCCTTCGGCGACTCCTCCGTCGGCTGTGCGAGGACGCCGGCATCGAGGTTGAGAACCGGAGCATGTCGTGGTACTCCATCCGACACAGTGTCGGGACGTACATGACGAAGGAACGCGACCTCGCGGCGACCAAGGCCCAGCTCAGGCACAAGAGCGCGAAGACGACGATGAAGTACGATCAGGTTCCCGTCGAGGACCGCCAAGACGCTCTTGACAAAATGGGGTAA
- a CDS encoding PDDEXK family nuclease, whose translation MVGDESSMRTFDLAQNNSEFVADELARSDIRKESVLESILHANPQAILDEPVFIFGRQTQVDTGILDLLALDQYGNLLIIELKVGQSGSGSASEETILSQPQNYAQSLESYTYDRLDDIYQDYREDIKSGKWAVSDSAVPANDLQSSFEAVFGEPLEPDEFNLDQRMVIIAEDITKQTHSNARYLLERGLNFQCVEVQKFETGIDHLILATNMVLDYELSRIRPEGTTNPTYPEVATNLSGRIIPKLQSEIGINVSSKAFKEIDSYRPHIAADSLDQPAGIKYTLYLRPAKWESVLVAIDYMGEDKEVLTTIRDQADHFEKRGFTVSQTRSRDRIVRMDWETDSTDVLSDNAFLEEVANEFVNLVKTGHEVFTDNGR comes from the coding sequence GTGGTTGGCGACGAGAGTTCCATGCGCACTTTTGACCTCGCTCAGAACAACTCGGAGTTTGTGGCTGACGAGTTGGCGAGGTCGGACATTCGAAAGGAGTCCGTGCTTGAATCGATTCTTCACGCAAACCCGCAAGCGATTCTGGACGAGCCGGTGTTTATTTTCGGCCGACAGACACAGGTCGATACAGGCATCCTCGATCTTCTTGCTCTCGACCAATACGGCAACCTCCTCATTATCGAACTGAAAGTCGGACAAAGTGGCTCCGGGAGTGCAAGCGAGGAGACCATCCTAAGCCAACCACAGAACTACGCTCAGTCGCTTGAATCGTACACGTACGATCGCTTGGACGATATTTATCAGGATTACCGAGAAGACATCAAGAGTGGGAAGTGGGCTGTTAGCGACTCCGCTGTACCCGCTAATGATCTCCAATCATCGTTCGAAGCTGTGTTCGGAGAGCCGCTGGAGCCAGATGAGTTCAACCTTGACCAGCGGATGGTTATCATAGCTGAAGACATTACTAAACAGACACATAGTAATGCACGGTACCTTCTTGAGCGGGGCCTTAACTTCCAGTGTGTCGAAGTCCAAAAGTTCGAGACTGGGATAGATCATTTGATCCTTGCCACGAATATGGTACTTGACTATGAGCTCTCGCGTATCCGCCCCGAAGGGACAACCAACCCTACATATCCGGAAGTCGCCACCAATCTCAGTGGGCGGATCATCCCGAAGCTCCAGTCAGAGATTGGGATAAACGTATCCAGTAAGGCGTTCAAGGAGATCGACAGTTATCGTCCACATATTGCGGCTGACAGTCTCGACCAGCCAGCGGGGATCAAGTATACGCTGTATCTTCGTCCAGCCAAGTGGGAGAGCGTACTCGTCGCAATAGACTACATGGGTGAGGACAAAGAGGTACTTACAACTATCCGCGATCAAGCCGACCATTTCGAGAAGCGTGGTTTCACTGTTAGCCAGACGCGATCACGGGATCGAATCGTCCGGATGGACTGGGAAACAGATTCCACGGACGTACTGAGCGATAATGCGTTCCTGGAGGAAGTGGCAAACGAGTTTGTGAACCTCGTCAAGACCGGGCATGAGGTCTTCACAGACAACGGACGGTAG
- a CDS encoding PadR family transcriptional regulator has protein sequence MSLIGETKLNILRELKNGPAHGYAISEEIGVSSGGIYTHLNELEEEGMIAVTEERESGRQQKYYELTENGELLLEALGED, from the coding sequence ATGAGTCTGATAGGTGAGACGAAACTCAACATTCTTCGAGAGCTAAAGAATGGTCCCGCTCACGGCTACGCAATCTCTGAGGAGATCGGCGTTTCATCGGGCGGAATCTATACGCACCTGAATGAGTTGGAAGAGGAGGGGATGATCGCCGTCACTGAAGAGCGAGAAAGTGGGCGGCAACAGAAGTATTACGAGCTAACCGAGAATGGTGAGTTACTTCTGGAAGCTCTCGGTGAAGATTGA
- a CDS encoding PDDEXK family nuclease, which yields METADERRHDRLPRLRDLIGSFLDEDMALGEFKSEIDGQNKRFPYWGFKGMNGMMFFNMLYSSAGEGRRDELADLLRNLIQPPEDESAAKERIRTLEGFVERLRNEAEDLRKAPRPGSIPYFLSYFWQVHDPDRYPIYYTSMVNALSDLAIWEPKDDLADSYAEFWELNEEMRESLADYTGREMHLWTVEHAFWYWQQRDEFDEDDDDGSAETTHQTLPDSYTPPIVSILPDLADNTEEMEELADETGNAVETLFENRLAKCLRMIGFEVEELGQGMGRNPDGVAKDRMHNYAIIYDAKVRRDGYSINTGDERQFQDYINREVPTLRNQGFRNIYFAVISGGISDESQEAVRTLKITTDIQEVRLVEADALLALLENSLRDPMFSLGPGDATGPGIQDFFAESGILSAADVREDLGL from the coding sequence ATGGAGACGGCCGACGAGCGCCGACATGATAGACTCCCCCGTCTCCGTGACCTCATAGGCTCTTTCCTCGATGAAGACATGGCGCTGGGCGAGTTCAAGTCGGAGATTGATGGGCAAAATAAGCGATTCCCATACTGGGGGTTCAAAGGTATGAACGGGATGATGTTTTTCAATATGCTCTACAGTTCCGCTGGCGAAGGTCGGCGGGACGAACTTGCTGATCTCCTCCGAAACCTCATCCAACCACCAGAAGACGAGAGTGCGGCCAAAGAGAGGATTCGTACCCTGGAAGGGTTCGTCGAACGTCTTCGCAACGAAGCGGAGGACCTCAGAAAAGCACCTCGTCCAGGGTCAATTCCGTACTTTCTCTCGTACTTCTGGCAAGTACACGACCCTGACCGATACCCCATCTATTACACGTCGATGGTGAATGCGCTCTCCGACCTTGCAATCTGGGAGCCGAAAGACGACCTGGCTGACAGCTATGCTGAGTTCTGGGAGTTAAACGAGGAGATGCGCGAATCGCTGGCTGACTATACTGGGCGAGAAATGCATCTGTGGACCGTTGAGCACGCCTTTTGGTACTGGCAACAGCGCGACGAGTTCGACGAAGATGACGATGATGGGTCAGCGGAGACCACACATCAAACACTCCCAGATAGCTACACACCACCGATTGTGTCTATTCTCCCGGACCTTGCGGATAATACCGAGGAGATGGAGGAACTTGCCGATGAGACTGGGAACGCCGTTGAGACGCTGTTTGAGAACCGCCTCGCGAAATGCCTCCGAATGATCGGATTCGAGGTTGAGGAATTGGGCCAAGGGATGGGTCGAAACCCCGACGGTGTCGCTAAGGATCGGATGCATAACTACGCAATAATCTACGATGCGAAAGTCCGTCGTGACGGGTATAGCATAAACACGGGGGATGAAAGACAGTTTCAAGATTATATCAACAGAGAGGTTCCAACCCTCCGAAACCAAGGGTTCCGGAACATCTACTTCGCGGTTATATCCGGTGGCATTTCTGACGAGAGCCAAGAGGCGGTTCGAACTCTCAAAATCACGACCGACATACAGGAAGTTCGGCTCGTCGAAGCCGACGCACTCCTCGCACTACTTGAGAACAGTTTGCGGGACCCTATGTTTAGTCTCGGTCCTGGGGATGCGACTGGACCAGGAATTCAGGACTTCTTCGCCGAGAGTGGGATACTTTCCGCCGCGGACGTCCGGGAAGATCTTGGTCTCTGA